A single region of the Gossypium arboreum isolate Shixiya-1 chromosome 12, ASM2569848v2, whole genome shotgun sequence genome encodes:
- the LOC108479930 gene encoding ribosome biogenesis protein BOP1 homolog, whose amino-acid sequence MSHQESQKLDNVNPLETRVEDVIERGDNDFLDDNHDQDEHSESSQSHQAVDESDSSEDEVAPRNTIGDVPLEWYKDEKHIGYDIAGRKITKKERRDKLDSFLASADDSKNWRKIYDEYNDEEVELTKEEIKHIRRLLKGKAPHAEFDPYAPYVDWFKWDDAKHPLSNAPEPKRRFIPSKWESKKVVEYVRAIRKGLIKFDQPKEEPRFYRLWGDDSSSADRTKHLAYIPPPKPKLPGHEESYNPSLEYIPTQEEINSYQLMYEEDRPKFIPKKFTSFRSIPAYENAIKDSFERCLDLYLCPRVRKKRINIDPESLKPKLPSRKDLRPYPSTCYLEYRGHEGAVLSISVEPSGQWIASGSKDGTVRIWEVETGRCLRVWEIGEAVQLVAWNPLPELPVLAASVGADVLILNTGFGNEEEQKRVKELLHIGTPTSDDSDDMSSFLSWIQDEKYDCIRLRHYRTVSSIEWHRKGDYLSTVMPAGESRAILIHQLSKRLTQRFPFKLHGLPVSSVFHPTRSIFFVATKKNVRVYDLLRQKLIKKLETQLREVSSIAVHPAGDNLIVGSKEGKLCWFDMDLSSKPYKTLKCHPKDITKVAFHRSYPLFASCSDDCTAYIFHGMVYADLNQNPLIVPLEILRGHTSYDGRGVMDCKFHPRQPWLFTAGADSSIKLYCH is encoded by the exons GATGTCATTGAAAGAGGCGATAATGATTTCTTGGACGATAACCATGATCAAGACGAGCATAGTGAAAGCTCCCAATCCCATCAAGCAGTTGATGAGAGTGACTCATCTGAAGATGAG GTGGCTCCTCGAAATACAATTGGTGATGTTCCATTGGAGTGGTACAAGGATGAAAAACATATTGGGTATGACATTGCTGGTAGAAAgataacaaagaaagaaagacgAGATAAACTTGATTCCTTTCTCGCAAGTGCTGATGATTCAAAGAATTG GCGCAAGATTTATGATGAATATAATGATGAGGAAGTTGAGCTGACTAAAGAAGAGATCAAACATATTCGTAGATTGCTCAAAGGGAAGGCACCACATGCTGAATTTGATCCATATGCG CCTTATGTTGATTGGTTTAAGTGGGATGATGCGAAACATCCTTTATCTAATGCTCCGGAACCAAAGAGGCGGTTTATTCCTTCAAAATGGGAGAGCAAAAAG GTTGTTGAGTATGTTAGGGCAATTCGTAAAGGATTAATAAAGTTTGACCAGCCCAAAGAAGAACCTCGTTTTTATCGCCTCTGGGGAGATGATTCAAGCTCAGCTGATAGGACTAAGCATTTGGCTTACATTCCCCCTCCTAAACCTAAATTGCCAG GTCATGAGGAATCATATAATCCTTCTTTAGAATACATACCAACACAAGAAGAGATCAACTCTTATCAGCTGATGTACGAAGAAGATCGCCCTAAATTTATTCCTAAAAA GTTCACATCCTTTAGAAGCATCCCGGCATATGAGAATGCTATCAAGGACTCATTTGAACGATGCTTGGATCTATACTTGTGCCCTAGAGTACGGAAGAAACGT ATTAATATCGACCCTGAATCGCTCAAGCCCAAGTTACCTAGTCGAAAAGATCTCAGGCCTTACCCATCTACATGTTATCTCGAGTATAGAGGTCATGAGGGTGCAGTTTTGTCAATATCTGTGGAACCTTCAGGGCAATGGATTGCTTCTG GTTCTAAGGATGGAACTGTGCGGATTTGGGAGGTAGAGACTGGTAGATGTCTTAGAGTTTGGGAGATTGGTGAAGCTGTTCAGCTTGTTGCATGGAATCCTTTGCCAGAGCTTCCTGTTCTTGCAGCTTCAGT GGGAGCTGATGTACTTATTTTGAACACTGGATTTGGGAATGAGGAGGAACAGAAAAGAGTTAAGGAACTTCTACATATTGGAACACCTACCTCTGATGATTCTG ATGATATGTCATCTTTCTTAAGCTGGATTCAAGATGAAAAGTATGACTGCATCAGACTAAGGCATTATAGG ACTGTATCTTCAATAGAATGGCATCGTAAAGGAGATTATCTTTCTACAGTGATGCCAGCAG GAGAATCAAGAGCAATTCTCATTCATCAGCTCTCTAAAAGGCTTACTCAGCGATTCCCTTTTAAGCTCCATGGGCTCCCAGTATCATCAGTTTTTCATCCTACTCGTTCTATCTTTTTTGTTGCAACAAAGAAGAATGTTCGTGTGTATGACTTGTTGAGGCAAAAGCTAATAAAAAAGCTTGAGACTCAACTGCGTGAAGTTTCATCAATTGCTGTTCATCCTGCTG GTGATAATTTAATTGTGGGGAGCAAAGAGGGAAAATTGTGTTGGTTTGACATGGATCTGTCATCAAAACCTTACAAAACTCTCAA GTGTCATCCTAAAGACATTACTAAAGTGGCATTCCATCGCTCATACCCGCTATTTGCATCATGCTCGGATGATTGCACGGCCTACATCTTTCATGGCATGGTTTATGCTGATCTTAACCAGAATCCGCTAATTGTACCATTGGAAATTCTGAGAGGGCATACTAGTTATGATGGAAGAG